One window from the genome of Magnolia sinica isolate HGM2019 chromosome 4, MsV1, whole genome shotgun sequence encodes:
- the LOC131242076 gene encoding transcription initiation factor TFIID subunit 8: MSDGGGESGRDIDNSGITHNNSYNNSNESGTKSREAPSGSDDFGRAVTRIAVAQVCEVAGFQSFQQSALDALSDIAVRYLRDLGKTARFYANSSGRTECNVFDVIQGLEDLCLLQGFSGASDVNRCLAGSGTVREIMQYVSLSEEIPFVRPLPRFPVIKARKPTPSFAQVGEVPPGKHIPDWLPAFPDPHTYVRTPVWNERAKDPSTDKMEQARQQARQRRKAERSLLSLQQRLACNGTAGPSWADAGDAGKEKGALDANPFLAPPLQFGEKDVSVVNIPARLSNEAAVENQVSVLETFAPAIEAAKSGFSDSGEGERKVLPNKRPAVRFGFGIDKKSVSVPLGMGAKNMGVERSTYWFGRDDEKDDKKRRAEQILKEAMESPQELAQL; the protein is encoded by the coding sequence ATGAGCGATGGCGGTGGGGAGAGTGGAAGAGATATCGACAACAGCGGCATCACTCACAACAACAGCTACAACAACAGCAACGAGAGCGGCACCAAGAGTAGGGAGGCCCCCTCTGGCAGTGACGATTTCGGCCGTGCAGTCACTCGTATCGCTGTCGCGCAGGTCTGTGAGGTTGCAGGGTTCCAGAGTTTCCAGCAGTCTGCGCTTGACGCCCTCTCTGACATTGCGGTGAGGTATTTGAGGGATCTGGGGAAGACGGCCCGCTTCTATGCGAATTCATCAGGAAGGACAGAATGCAATGTGTTTGATGTCATCCAAGGGTTGGAAGACTTGTGCTTGTTGCAGGGTTTCTCTGGTGCGTCAGATGTCAACCGGTGTCTTGCTGGTTCCGGCACGGTCCGTGAGATCATGCAGTATGTGAGCTTGTCAGAGGAGATACCGTTTGTGCGGCCCCTCCCACGGTTCCCCGTCATTAAGGCCCGGAAGCCGACACCGAGCTTTGCTCAGGTTGGGGAAGTGCCGCCTGGCAAGCATATACCTGATTGGCTGCCGGCCTTCCCTGACCCCCACACTTATGTTCGCACGCCTGTTTGGAATGAGCGTGCCAAAGATCCCTCCACAGATAAGATGGAGCAGGCAAGGCAGCAGGCAAGGCAGCGGAGGAAGGCAGAGAGGtcactattgagtttgcagcagCGGTTGGCATGCAATGGTACAGCAGGGCCGTCCTGGGCAGATGCTGGTGATGCTGGGAAGGAAAAAGGGGCATTGGATGCTAACCCTTTTCTTGCCCCACCATTGCAGTTTGGGGAGAAGGATGTGTCTGTGGTCAATATTCCTGCTCGGCTTTCAAATGAAGCGGCTGTAGAGAATCAGGTTTCTGTGCTTGAGACCTTTGCACCAGCCATTGAAGCAGCGAAGAGCGGATTTTCTGATTCTGGAGAGGGGGAGAGGAAGGTTCTTCCGAACAAGCGACCTGCTGTGCGTTTCGGGTTTGGGATTGACAAAAAATCTGTCTCTGTCCCTTTGGGTATGGGTGCTAAAAACATGGGTGTTGAGAGATCAACTTATTGGTTTGGGAGGGATGACGAGAAGGATGACAAGAAAAGGAGAGCGGAGCAGATATTAAAGGAAGCAATGGAAAGCCCACAAGAACTTGCTCAATTGTAA